The Aureispira anguillae genome contains a region encoding:
- a CDS encoding adenylate kinase has translation MLNLILFGPPGSGKGTQAAKLVEKYNLVHISTGDLFRREKKSNSAIWQEAQSYMDNGNLVPDSITISLLRAEMAKTPDAVGYILDGFPRNINQAETLDAFLKEEGTAVNLLVELMVADEEIIQRLASRGKIEGRVDDQDTAIIQNRIDIYKSQTSPVANYYAQVDKTKRIDGIGSIEEIFERICAVLDAVTV, from the coding sequence ATGTTGAATCTAATTCTTTTTGGCCCTCCTGGGAGTGGTAAAGGCACCCAAGCAGCTAAATTGGTAGAAAAATACAATCTAGTACACATCTCTACTGGAGATTTGTTTAGAAGAGAGAAAAAAAGCAATAGTGCTATTTGGCAAGAGGCCCAAAGTTATATGGATAATGGAAACTTAGTGCCAGATTCTATAACAATTAGCTTGCTAAGAGCAGAGATGGCAAAAACGCCAGATGCTGTAGGATATATTTTGGATGGTTTTCCTCGTAATATCAATCAGGCAGAAACACTTGATGCTTTCCTAAAAGAAGAAGGAACAGCCGTAAACCTATTGGTAGAGTTGATGGTTGCGGATGAAGAAATTATTCAGCGCCTAGCTAGTAGAGGAAAGATTGAAGGACGAGTTGACGATCAAGATACTGCAATTATTCAAAATCGAATTGACATTTACAAGAGCCAAACTTCACCTGTTGCGAATTATTATGCGCAAGTTGATAAAACAAAGCGTATTGATGGTATTGGTTCTATTGAAGAAATATTTGAACGTATCTGTGCCGTTTTGGATGCAGTTACTGTTTAA
- the ribB gene encoding 3,4-dihydroxy-2-butanone-4-phosphate synthase, translating to MVSGNLQNETPKRKLDNIEDALAEIKAGKIIIVVDDEDRENEGDFICAAELITPQLINFMATHGRGLICTPLTAQRCDELELRPMQQQNTAVHETAFTISIDLLNFGCSTGISAYDRATGIQKLTDSATVSSDYARPGHIFPLIAKDGGVLRRAGHTEAAVDLARLAGLKPAGVLVEILNEDGTMARLPDLFEIADKHDLKIISIEDLIKYRLEKETLIEEVVRLTAPTEYGEFDVIGFEDKTTEKNLFALTKGTWKKDEPILVRVHSSFTTTDVFGALLGDSGSQLHAAMKQVNEEGKGVVLYIEQDGGGVDLMNKLKAFKKLQEEGLNTSDVKTRLRTKTDQREYGIGAQVLRQLGVSKLRLMTNNPKKRIGLIGYGLEIVENVALNTTGTSTEATTKDEQPIKI from the coding sequence ATGGTATCTGGCAACCTACAAAACGAGACGCCTAAACGCAAACTTGACAACATTGAAGATGCTTTGGCAGAAATCAAAGCAGGCAAAATTATCATTGTTGTAGATGATGAAGATAGAGAAAATGAAGGTGATTTTATTTGCGCGGCGGAGCTAATTACTCCACAACTTATTAACTTCATGGCTACGCATGGTCGAGGACTTATTTGTACCCCCCTGACAGCGCAACGTTGTGATGAGTTGGAACTTCGTCCTATGCAGCAACAAAATACAGCCGTACACGAAACGGCATTTACCATTTCAATTGACTTATTGAACTTTGGTTGTTCTACTGGTATTTCTGCTTACGATCGTGCTACTGGTATTCAAAAATTAACCGACTCAGCTACTGTATCTAGTGATTATGCACGACCTGGGCATATCTTTCCATTGATTGCTAAAGATGGTGGCGTATTGCGCCGTGCAGGGCACACAGAGGCAGCAGTAGATTTGGCAAGATTAGCTGGCTTAAAGCCTGCTGGTGTTTTGGTAGAAATTCTTAACGAAGATGGTACAATGGCTCGTTTGCCTGACTTGTTTGAAATCGCAGACAAACACGATCTAAAAATTATATCTATTGAGGATTTAATCAAGTATCGCTTAGAGAAAGAAACTTTGATAGAGGAGGTGGTACGATTAACTGCTCCTACTGAATATGGAGAGTTTGATGTAATTGGATTTGAGGATAAAACGACAGAAAAAAATCTTTTTGCCTTAACAAAAGGTACTTGGAAGAAAGACGAGCCTATTTTAGTTCGAGTGCATTCCTCTTTTACAACGACAGACGTTTTTGGAGCATTATTAGGAGATTCAGGTTCTCAATTGCATGCTGCCATGAAACAAGTCAATGAAGAAGGAAAAGGAGTGGTGCTTTACATCGAACAAGATGGAGGTGGTGTTGATCTTATGAATAAACTAAAAGCATTCAAAAAACTCCAAGAGGAAGGCTTGAATACTTCTGATGTTAAAACTCGTTTGAGAACAAAAACAGACCAAAGAGAGTACGGTATTGGCGCTCAGGTATTGAGACAGTTAGGCGTTAGCAAATTGCGTTTGATGACCAATAATCCTAAAAAGCGCATTGGCTTGATTGGATATGGTCTTGAAATTGTCGAAAATGTCGCCTTAAACACTACTGGTACATCAACGGAAGCAACAACTAAAGATGAGCAGCCTATTAAAATCTAA
- a CDS encoding glycosyltransferase family 2 protein gives MLSILIPCYNFDVRKLVYQLHDQGSGLSIPFEILCVEDASSAQFVQLNQELQQLPFVRYQVLKQNMGRSKIRNYLATQARYNYLLFMDCDAMPVDAHYLQNYTQHLAPNQLLYGGRCYQNTPPNDPLLYFHWFYGLNREQSTAATRQQLPYRSFMTNNFLIPKPIFEEIRFEETLTQYGHEDTLFGLALKKRQIPILHLDNPLKHIGIEINHVFIKKSEQAIQNLHFLYSNHHLDADIKLLTFFIRTKKLYLHKVILMLYCFFKSKILNNLYSNHPQLKLFDFYKLGYLIHWHQQQKD, from the coding sequence ATGCTTTCCATTTTAATCCCTTGCTATAATTTTGATGTTCGAAAACTAGTCTATCAATTGCACGACCAAGGCAGTGGTTTGAGTATTCCGTTTGAAATTTTGTGCGTAGAAGATGCCTCTTCTGCTCAATTTGTCCAACTTAATCAAGAACTTCAGCAACTTCCCTTTGTTCGTTATCAAGTTTTAAAACAAAATATGGGGCGTTCCAAAATTAGGAATTATCTCGCCACACAAGCTCGTTACAATTATTTGCTTTTTATGGATTGCGATGCCATGCCTGTTGATGCCCATTATTTGCAAAACTACACTCAGCATCTAGCCCCCAATCAGCTACTTTATGGAGGGCGTTGTTATCAAAATACTCCTCCCAATGATCCTCTGCTTTACTTTCATTGGTTTTATGGGCTAAATCGAGAACAAAGTACTGCTGCTACAAGGCAACAATTGCCTTATCGTTCTTTCATGACCAATAATTTTTTGATTCCTAAGCCTATTTTTGAAGAAATCCGATTTGAAGAAACGCTTACTCAGTATGGTCATGAAGATACCCTATTTGGCTTAGCACTAAAAAAGAGACAGATTCCCATCCTTCATTTGGACAATCCCCTTAAACATATTGGGATAGAAATAAATCATGTTTTTATCAAAAAAAGCGAACAAGCCATCCAAAATCTACATTTTCTGTATTCAAATCATCATTTGGACGCAGATATTAAACTCCTTACTTTCTTTATTCGAACAAAAAAGTTATATTTACATAAGGTCATTTTAATGTTATATTGTTTTTTTAAGTCTAAAATATTAAACAACCTTTACTCTAATCATCCTCAACTTAAGTTATTTGATTTTTATAAATTGGGTTATCTCATTCATTGGCATCAACAACAAAAAGATTAA
- a CDS encoding T9SS type A sorting domain-containing protein, translating into MYNSFLFSYCILCFLGASVPSKAQLINWVTETGLPLGSTFVDGQIITNIAGTGLDARINVTIVGTDPKIDATDPAKIFIRDRTNCSFTLTFLNGSTNIQLGNSQNLLSGETITISNPNQQNITLQQTSNNSGGLMTIDGIAVPALNTPVVQDNHAVIKEVNDGAGTDWLVTMDSITSFTWLYNKTTGTSATEGFRLTLSSPILLPIQLINFSVEKQSNQSVVLHWQTETETNNDYFMIERSLDGFSWEQLATIKGNGTSSTLSTYRTIDSTPYCGVSYYRLLQTDFDGNIFYSPIKAIRIKKGKNLKLYPNPTNGQVTLEGNDITQHPIKIYDAMGKDITPFVQPIAPSRIKNTIDLSNLDTGLYYIKTPYKTYTIYKK; encoded by the coding sequence ATGTACAACTCTTTCCTTTTTTCTTACTGCATTTTATGCTTTTTAGGGGCAAGTGTTCCCTCTAAAGCCCAACTTATCAATTGGGTTACCGAAACAGGGCTCCCCTTAGGGTCTACTTTCGTAGATGGGCAGATCATTACTAATATAGCAGGCACTGGATTAGATGCTAGAATAAACGTAACTATAGTAGGAACAGATCCTAAGATAGATGCAACTGATCCTGCTAAAATATTTATTCGAGATCGAACCAACTGTTCCTTCACCCTTACATTCCTAAATGGATCTACCAATATCCAACTAGGCAATTCTCAAAATTTACTATCAGGTGAAACAATAACCATCTCAAACCCAAACCAACAGAACATTACCCTCCAACAGACCTCTAACAATAGCGGTGGGTTGATGACAATAGACGGGATTGCTGTTCCTGCCCTTAATACTCCTGTTGTTCAAGATAATCATGCTGTTATCAAAGAAGTAAATGACGGAGCTGGCACTGATTGGCTAGTAACAATGGATAGCATCACTTCCTTCACTTGGTTATACAATAAGACAACGGGAACGAGCGCAACAGAAGGTTTCCGATTAACGCTATCTTCCCCTATTTTGCTTCCTATCCAATTAATCAACTTTTCGGTTGAAAAGCAATCTAATCAATCTGTAGTATTACATTGGCAAACCGAAACGGAAACCAATAATGATTATTTTATGATAGAACGATCCCTTGATGGTTTTTCTTGGGAACAATTAGCAACGATTAAAGGGAATGGAACTTCGTCAACCCTTTCAACTTATCGCACCATTGATTCTACACCTTATTGTGGCGTTTCTTATTATAGGCTATTGCAAACGGATTTTGATGGCAACATTTTCTATTCTCCCATCAAAGCTATTCGTATTAAAAAAGGCAAAAATTTAAAACTTTACCCCAACCCTACAAATGGTCAAGTCACACTTGAAGGAAATGACATCACACAACATCCAATCAAAATTTATGATGCAATGGGCAAAGACATCACTCCTTTTGTCCAACCAATTGCTCCCTCTCGCATCAAAAACACAATAGATTTATCTAATCTAGATACAGGGCTTTACTATATAAAAACACCTTACAAAACCTATACAATTTATAAAAAATAA
- a CDS encoding fibronectin type III domain-containing protein, with amino-acid sequence MSTISYAQTVFTESFDATTTPSGWNNTATTGGPWSFSTSADYDVSSILDHTGNSGNYAWVDFSGTDDSVILATPAIDVSTLTTPYLEFYHESHYTGILSPFNSLHIEAWNGSSWVNVATLQGNTALGWDQYGYNMTSFTFSGGDSLKVRFHAESGGASNDYNNDLLLDDIAVMQLPSCPNPHSLGALNVTATSADLSWVEPATATSWEVEYGMQGFAQGTGTSVVTGTNPENITGLTPNTTYSFYVRSICGPGDSSTWAGPFMFTTTCPASYMPTYSEDFTTYLNPCWSEAQGVLATSTTLTGTTSNWTSDGFANNGTTGSAKINLFSTGRDEWLISPSIDLGTAATSYQLEFDIAFTDYASTSTGTLGADDTIAVVISTDNGATWEKANILQHWLAGGEPSNTGDHIVIGLASYTGVVKFGFYAASSVSNTDNDVFIDNFLVTNLASCAAPSALTASNITTTTADLAWTENGTATSWQIEYGAPGFTQGTGTTALAGSNPHNQTGLMPSSDYQFYVRAICGAGDTSSWAGPFNFQTACGAIVAPWTESFSGGLPNCWTDRGNDAYIFNTSAAYGAAVAGDYTAGGGTNYAWVDGSGATGTFDTLTTPLIDISGLATPHLCFGLFSNNTNDAGNNTIMIEFFDGAAWNLLATFQQNLGPAWAPLSYDLSSYTVTGNTQVRFIINTNSTGDAYYNDILIDDVSMNNGGCPQFCIAPSALGIANLLQTTVDLNWTENGAATSWQVEYGAQGFAQGSGTAVVTATNPHSLTGLTDNTSYDFYVRAICGAGDSSLWVGPFNFTTLANCPLPSALTATNITPTSADLGWTENGTATSWQVEYGTQGFAQGSGTAVVTGNNPENITALASNTNYSFYVRAICGAGDSSAWVGPFNFATPCALVPGDTPDDAIMVTSLPYSTTGKTDSCYMDSRGNASADVWYQYILAPCTDSLTVSLCGSAFDTYLRIFASDTTTQIFANDDNCSTQSEIVIDVTASSTINSGDTIFILVEGYSSNEGAYNLNISDVIQCPPVPAPPYYHIDQINSVDTNGVADSLGVIARVRGVVHCIDFRAGTGLEFFLAEYNNTGIKVFDFADVNGYAVTEGDSLEVWGTVSQFNGHLQFDPDSIIVVSSGNPLVMPTTVSQLSEATENKFVDFQNAWLVDPAQWTGSGSGFNVDVTNGTDTIVVRVDNATNLYAQPAPTGMFNISGWGGQYDTSVPRTEGYQLFPCGIASVMPIVMDVAVTSFLNLDSTYCNVAAISGSVIITNMTSSVATDIPYSITANGLPLSVDTIASLAGNASDTITVGPIPALTGTALVQVTTALAGDTSTVNDTLGMIVSVSNTAAAASATTTLLCNGDANGIITATGSNGIGNYTYAWDSTATTAVHSNLTAGTYTVTITDSIGCSDTATVILTEPSAIVLTDSITNVLCKGDSTGAITLAATGGTPSYTFAWSTGDTSTSAMNLGAGTYTITVTDANGCVDSIAATVTQPATALNASIVDNGDGTAVAVGTGGTPSYTFAWDAAAGNQTTDTATALVHNGTYVVTITDANGCTDTSSVVINFIGVQTIANLSSLNLFPNPTAHNAFVALDLVEQAEVQINIINSIGQVVESKNLGTVQSETVELNTAALASGIYMVQFNIGQEQVTRKLIISKQ; translated from the coding sequence ATGAGCACGATTTCCTACGCTCAAACGGTTTTTACGGAATCGTTTGACGCAACAACAACTCCCTCAGGGTGGAACAATACGGCCACCACTGGAGGTCCATGGAGTTTTAGTACAAGTGCCGATTATGATGTAAGCTCAATTCTTGATCATACTGGCAATAGTGGGAATTACGCTTGGGTTGATTTCTCAGGAACTGATGATAGTGTTATTTTAGCTACGCCTGCTATTGATGTATCAACTTTAACGACTCCCTACTTAGAGTTTTACCACGAAAGTCATTATACTGGTATATTATCTCCATTTAATTCTCTGCATATAGAAGCATGGAATGGTAGTAGTTGGGTAAATGTAGCTACCTTGCAAGGGAATACAGCCCTTGGTTGGGATCAATATGGCTATAACATGACTTCTTTTACGTTTTCAGGGGGAGACAGCTTAAAAGTTCGTTTCCATGCTGAATCTGGTGGTGCAAGTAATGATTACAACAATGATTTACTACTTGACGATATTGCTGTTATGCAATTGCCTTCTTGCCCTAACCCCCATTCATTAGGTGCGCTTAATGTAACGGCTACTTCTGCGGATTTAAGCTGGGTAGAACCTGCTACAGCTACTTCTTGGGAAGTAGAATACGGTATGCAAGGTTTTGCTCAAGGTACGGGTACTTCAGTTGTTACAGGAACCAATCCTGAGAACATTACAGGTTTAACACCCAATACTACTTATAGTTTCTATGTAAGATCTATTTGTGGTCCTGGTGATTCTAGTACATGGGCTGGTCCTTTTATGTTCACCACCACATGCCCAGCATCTTATATGCCTACTTATTCGGAAGACTTTACTACTTACTTAAACCCTTGTTGGTCAGAAGCTCAAGGTGTTTTGGCTACAAGTACTACGTTAACAGGTACGACTTCTAACTGGACTAGCGATGGTTTTGCTAATAACGGAACTACTGGTTCAGCTAAAATTAACCTATTCAGTACTGGTAGAGATGAGTGGTTAATTAGCCCTAGCATTGACTTGGGGACTGCTGCAACTTCTTATCAATTGGAATTTGATATTGCCTTTACTGATTATGCTAGCACTTCTACAGGTACACTAGGTGCTGATGATACCATTGCAGTTGTTATTTCTACTGATAATGGAGCTACTTGGGAAAAAGCAAACATCCTACAACATTGGTTAGCAGGCGGTGAGCCTAGCAATACTGGTGACCATATTGTTATTGGTCTAGCTAGTTACACTGGTGTTGTTAAATTTGGTTTTTATGCTGCTTCTTCGGTTTCTAACACAGACAACGATGTGTTTATTGACAATTTCTTAGTTACAAACCTTGCTAGCTGTGCTGCTCCTTCTGCTTTAACAGCTTCTAATATCACTACGACTACTGCTGATTTAGCTTGGACAGAAAATGGTACGGCTACTTCTTGGCAAATTGAATATGGTGCACCAGGCTTTACACAAGGTACAGGTACTACTGCTCTTGCTGGAAGCAACCCTCATAACCAAACAGGTTTGATGCCTAGCAGCGATTATCAATTTTATGTTAGAGCGATTTGTGGTGCTGGTGATACAAGCTCATGGGCTGGTCCATTTAACTTCCAAACGGCTTGTGGTGCTATTGTTGCCCCATGGACTGAATCATTTAGTGGTGGTTTGCCCAACTGTTGGACAGACAGAGGAAACGACGCTTATATCTTTAATACAAGTGCTGCTTATGGTGCTGCTGTTGCTGGTGATTATACCGCTGGTGGAGGTACCAACTATGCATGGGTTGACGGTTCTGGTGCTACTGGAACATTTGATACCTTAACAACTCCTCTGATTGATATTTCGGGACTAGCTACACCGCACTTGTGCTTTGGTTTGTTTAGTAACAACACCAATGATGCAGGCAACAACACCATTATGATCGAATTCTTTGATGGTGCTGCTTGGAATCTATTGGCTACGTTCCAACAAAACTTAGGTCCAGCATGGGCTCCACTTAGCTACGATCTTTCTAGCTATACAGTTACAGGTAATACACAAGTAAGATTTATTATCAATACCAATTCTACAGGTGATGCTTACTACAACGATATTCTAATTGATGATGTCAGCATGAACAATGGAGGTTGTCCTCAGTTCTGTATTGCTCCATCTGCTTTAGGTATTGCCAATTTGCTTCAAACTACTGTAGATTTAAATTGGACAGAAAATGGTGCTGCTACTTCTTGGCAAGTAGAATATGGTGCTCAAGGTTTTGCTCAAGGTTCTGGTACGGCTGTTGTTACAGCGACCAATCCACATAGCTTGACGGGTCTAACCGATAATACTTCTTATGATTTTTATGTTAGAGCGATTTGCGGTGCTGGTGACTCTAGTTTGTGGGTAGGACCATTTAACTTTACTACACTAGCAAACTGTCCTCTACCGTCTGCTTTAACAGCAACGAATATTACTCCTACTTCTGCTGATTTAGGTTGGACAGAAAATGGTACCGCTACTTCTTGGCAAGTAGAATATGGTACACAAGGCTTTGCTCAAGGTTCTGGTACTGCTGTTGTTACTGGAAACAACCCTGAGAACATTACCGCTCTAGCTTCTAATACCAACTATAGCTTTTATGTAAGAGCAATTTGTGGTGCTGGTGATTCTAGTGCTTGGGTTGGGCCATTTAACTTTGCTACTCCTTGTGCTTTAGTTCCTGGTGATACTCCTGACGATGCGATTATGGTAACTAGCCTTCCATACAGCACAACAGGTAAAACGGATTCTTGCTATATGGATTCTAGAGGAAATGCCAGTGCTGATGTTTGGTATCAATATATTCTTGCTCCATGTACCGATTCTTTGACCGTTTCTTTGTGTGGTTCTGCTTTTGATACTTACCTACGTATTTTTGCAAGCGATACGACCACTCAGATCTTTGCCAACGATGACAATTGTAGCACCCAATCTGAAATTGTAATTGATGTTACGGCTTCATCGACTATCAACTCTGGTGATACCATCTTTATTTTGGTAGAAGGATACAGTAGTAACGAAGGGGCTTACAACTTGAATATTTCAGATGTTATCCAATGTCCTCCTGTTCCTGCTCCACCTTACTACCACATCGACCAAATCAACTCGGTTGATACCAATGGTGTTGCAGATTCTTTAGGCGTAATTGCTAGAGTTAGAGGAGTTGTACACTGTATCGATTTTAGAGCAGGTACTGGACTAGAGTTCTTCCTTGCTGAATATAACAATACAGGTATCAAAGTATTTGATTTTGCTGATGTAAACGGTTATGCTGTTACAGAAGGCGATTCTTTAGAAGTATGGGGAACCGTTAGTCAATTTAATGGGCACTTGCAATTTGATCCTGACAGCATTATTGTTGTTTCTTCAGGAAACCCACTAGTAATGCCAACTACTGTTAGTCAGTTGAGCGAAGCAACAGAAAACAAATTTGTAGACTTCCAAAATGCATGGTTAGTAGATCCTGCACAATGGACTGGTTCTGGTTCTGGATTTAATGTAGATGTTACCAATGGTACCGATACTATTGTTGTACGTGTTGACAATGCGACCAACTTGTATGCTCAACCAGCACCAACAGGAATGTTTAACATTTCAGGATGGGGCGGTCAGTATGATACCTCTGTTCCTCGCACAGAAGGCTATCAGTTGTTCCCTTGTGGAATAGCTTCTGTTATGCCAATTGTTATGGACGTAGCAGTAACATCGTTCTTGAACTTAGATTCTACTTATTGTAATGTAGCAGCTATCTCTGGTTCTGTTATTATTACCAATATGACTTCTAGTGTTGCTACCGACATACCTTATTCAATTACAGCCAATGGTCTTCCATTGAGTGTAGATACGATTGCTTCCTTAGCAGGAAATGCGTCTGATACCATCACTGTTGGTCCTATCCCTGCTCTTACTGGAACGGCTTTAGTTCAAGTAACCACTGCTTTGGCAGGCGATACATCTACTGTTAATGACACCTTAGGAATGATTGTTTCTGTATCGAATACTGCTGCTGCTGCAAGCGCAACAACTACACTTTTGTGTAATGGAGATGCTAATGGAATTATTACAGCTACTGGTTCTAATGGTATTGGCAACTATACCTACGCATGGGATTCTACCGCAACAACTGCTGTTCACTCTAACTTAACTGCTGGTACCTATACGGTTACAATCACAGATTCTATTGGTTGTTCAGATACTGCTACTGTTATCTTAACAGAGCCTTCAGCTATTGTATTGACGGATTCAATTACTAACGTATTGTGTAAAGGTGATTCTACAGGTGCGATCACCCTCGCTGCTACTGGCGGAACTCCTTCTTATACTTTTGCTTGGAGTACTGGTGATACCAGCACATCTGCAATGAATCTAGGAGCTGGCACTTATACAATTACCGTTACAGATGCCAATGGTTGTGTAGATAGCATAGCTGCTACTGTTACTCAACCTGCTACCGCTCTTAATGCATCAATTGTAGACAATGGAGATGGTACGGCTGTTGCTGTTGGTACAGGAGGAACACCTTCTTATACCTTTGCTTGGGATGCTGCTGCTGGTAACCAAACTACTGATACGGCTACTGCTTTGGTACATAATGGTACTTATGTTGTGACAATTACAGATGCCAATGGTTGTACAGACACTTCTTCTGTGGTTATTAACTTCATTGGTGTTCAAACCATTGCTAACCTTTCTAGCCTTAACCTATTCCCTAATCCAACTGCTCATAATGCATTTGTAGCGTTGGATTTGGTAGAACAAGCTGAGGTTCAGATCAACATCATCAATTCTATTGGTCAAGTTGTTGAAAGCAAAAACTTGGGTACGGTACAATCTGAAACCGTAGAACTAAATACTGCTGCTTTGGCTTCTGGTATTTATATGGTTCAATTTAACATTGGACAAGAACAAGTCACTAGAAAGCTTATTATAAGCAAACAATAA
- a CDS encoding alpha/beta hydrolase has protein sequence MTKIYLVPGLGNDVRIFSKLIPLLEGEGKEIVCLEHKEPLSLNETIPAYAKRMVECIPKTAEPPVLIGMSLGGTIATEMSKLMPLQKLILISTFKHKSEVPFLFKIARILPLHLLVPAWFIRIVIPFFARILGICNREDTQTLRAMLYACTASHFAWGRRAIVAWDNETYPSNFIHINGTKDHIFNLRQEQITHTIKNGTHNMVMDRAAEIATIIHREALG, from the coding sequence ATGACAAAAATATATTTGGTGCCTGGTTTAGGGAATGATGTGCGCATTTTTTCCAAATTAATTCCTTTGCTAGAAGGGGAGGGAAAAGAAATTGTGTGCTTAGAACATAAAGAACCCTTAAGCTTAAATGAAACAATTCCAGCCTATGCCAAACGAATGGTTGAGTGCATCCCCAAGACAGCAGAACCGCCTGTTTTAATTGGAATGTCTTTGGGGGGAACCATTGCAACAGAAATGTCCAAATTGATGCCCCTCCAAAAATTGATTCTTATTTCTACTTTTAAACATAAAAGCGAAGTTCCTTTTCTTTTTAAAATAGCCCGAATTTTGCCCCTTCATCTTCTTGTGCCAGCTTGGTTTATTCGGATTGTCATTCCTTTTTTTGCTAGAATTTTAGGGATTTGTAATCGGGAAGATACCCAAACCCTTCGAGCAATGCTTTATGCTTGTACAGCAAGTCATTTTGCGTGGGGAAGGCGTGCAATTGTTGCTTGGGACAACGAAACTTACCCCTCCAATTTTATTCACATCAACGGAACCAAGGACCACATTTTTAACTTAAGACAAGAACAAATTACGCACACCATAAAAAATGGAACGCACAATATGGTAATGGATCGAGCGGCTGAAATTGCTACTATAATTCATAGAGAAGCCTTAGGCTAA
- a CDS encoding glycosyltransferase, with the protein MLIGAIIFWLCVFGLFHSYVLYPIILKLVASSKANNQEFYAPKESLPHVSFVMSLYNEEAVILEKLETLLTTDYPSDKFSIYIGSDCSSDATNAMVQQFIEGHSQFHFFPFTQRRGKPSVINDIISQAIADCPSTEEHIVIISDANVMLEPTTVYELAKHFKNSQIGLVDSNIKNPKLKTLTTKGIAASEKSYISREVHIKNLEGRAWGRTMGPLGGCYAIRAELFEPVPANFLVDDFYIAMKVFEKGKLAINELEAVCYEAVPSDINEEFRRKTRISAGNFANLAAFKHLLWPPGSMSFTFLSHKVLRWYGPFFILISYLCLIALAFVYHNQFYLVLFIIETFGLFGIPLLDWLFKKINLNIVIIRYITYFNAMNLALFNGFFKYLKGVQNGIWQPTKRDA; encoded by the coding sequence ATGCTAATAGGTGCCATCATTTTCTGGCTCTGTGTGTTTGGGTTGTTTCATTCTTATGTATTATACCCAATCATACTTAAACTTGTAGCTTCCTCAAAAGCTAACAATCAAGAGTTCTATGCGCCTAAGGAGTCACTCCCTCATGTCTCTTTTGTTATGTCATTGTACAATGAAGAGGCTGTTATTCTAGAAAAACTAGAAACCCTATTAACAACGGATTATCCAAGCGATAAGTTTAGTATATACATCGGTTCAGACTGCTCTTCTGATGCAACCAATGCTATGGTTCAGCAATTTATAGAAGGGCACAGTCAATTTCATTTTTTCCCTTTCACTCAGCGCAGAGGCAAGCCTAGTGTCATCAATGACATTATCAGCCAGGCAATTGCAGATTGCCCTTCAACAGAGGAACATATTGTTATTATTTCGGATGCTAATGTAATGTTAGAACCAACAACCGTTTATGAATTGGCGAAACACTTCAAAAACTCGCAAATCGGTTTGGTAGACTCCAATATCAAAAACCCGAAATTAAAAACCTTAACAACAAAGGGAATTGCAGCTTCTGAAAAATCGTATATCTCTAGAGAGGTACACATCAAAAATTTGGAAGGAAGGGCTTGGGGGCGCACCATGGGACCCTTAGGGGGCTGTTATGCGATTCGAGCAGAATTGTTTGAACCTGTGCCTGCTAACTTTTTGGTGGATGATTTTTATATTGCTATGAAAGTTTTTGAGAAAGGAAAACTCGCAATTAATGAGTTGGAGGCGGTTTGTTATGAAGCTGTGCCTAGTGATATTAACGAAGAGTTTCGGCGTAAAACACGTATTTCAGCAGGCAACTTTGCTAATTTAGCAGCTTTTAAACATTTGTTGTGGCCACCTGGATCTATGAGTTTTACCTTTTTGTCACACAAGGTATTGCGCTGGTATGGTCCCTTCTTTATTCTTATCTCTTACCTTTGCTTGATTGCATTAGCCTTTGTTTATCACAACCAATTTTATTTAGTGTTGTTTATTATAGAAACGTTTGGTTTATTTGGCATTCCTTTACTGGATTGGCTGTTCAAAAAAATAAATTTAAACATAGTTATTATACGATATATAACCTATTTTAATGCTATGAATTTGGCATTATTTAATGGATTTTTTAAATACTTAAAAGGAGTTCAAAATGGTATCTGGCAACCTACAAAACGAGACGCCTAA